A genomic window from Streptomyces broussonetiae includes:
- a CDS encoding TetR/AcrR family transcriptional regulator, translating into MSTKMRTADTRERILTAACEVIAEIGFEKIRMRMVAEKAGVSTALLHYHFDTREKLFTEAMTHSFANTATDVERDAQTASAAVILARIVRNLLPTDPELHQDWRLWQELWVRALRDETTRTYAVDLYAQLHTWVADAVRRGIASGEFAPTDVDDLCTLVLSLSDGYGIRLMLRDPTVTLDGALTAIWRQVSAALGLPDGMPVE; encoded by the coding sequence GTGTCCACCAAGATGCGCACGGCAGACACGCGCGAGCGCATCCTGACCGCGGCGTGCGAGGTCATCGCCGAGATCGGCTTCGAGAAGATCCGGATGCGCATGGTCGCCGAAAAGGCCGGCGTGTCCACGGCGCTGCTGCACTACCACTTCGACACGCGCGAGAAGCTGTTCACCGAGGCGATGACCCACTCCTTCGCCAACACCGCCACCGACGTGGAACGCGACGCGCAGACGGCCTCGGCGGCGGTCATCCTGGCCCGCATCGTGCGCAACCTCCTGCCGACCGATCCCGAACTGCACCAGGACTGGCGGCTCTGGCAGGAACTGTGGGTCCGGGCCCTGCGCGACGAGACCACCCGCACCTACGCCGTGGACCTGTACGCGCAGCTGCACACCTGGGTGGCCGACGCGGTCCGGCGTGGCATCGCCTCCGGCGAGTTCGCGCCGACCGACGTGGACGACCTCTGCACGCTCGTGTTGTCCCTGAGCGACGGCTACGGCATCCGCCTCATGCTGCGCGATCCGACGGTCACCCTGGACGGCGCGCTCACCGCCATCTGGCGTCAGGTGTCCGCGGCACTGGGCCTGCCCGACGGCATGCCGGTGGAGTGA